Sequence from the bacterium genome:
GCTGTCTGAAGACCGGTATTTGATCTCGGGAACGGTAGGCAATCCGGGTGCGACGAATCAGCACTTTACCTCGGCTTTTGCATTGCTGATCAACGGAGCCGGGGATTCGCTGTGGATGCACACATACGGCGGCGAAGAGTATATTTTATGTGAGGAAGGAGAGCCAGACGGAGAGGGAGGGTTTCTGCTCACAGGTGTTGTAAGGAGTGAATCATGGGGTGTCGGTGATGTCTATGTCATGCGAGGAGATTCGCTCGGCAATATCGTGTGGGAAAGACGAATGGGAGGCGAGCATAATCAAGTCGGGCGAAGCATATGCGAACACTCTGACGGAGGCTATACGATTCTGGGTGGTCAAGGACTTACCGATACTCTGGGGTTACGAGCGTATGCTCTAAGATTGAACGCCAATGGCGATTCATTGTGGGCGGCTACTTACTCCGGTCCTTGGGGGGGGGGGGCTTATATTGTTGGACTTGGCGGAGTTGTTCAGCCAGATGGTCGTTATACTATACTGGGGATGCAGTATAATTTTGATGAGGAAGTACCTCAGGGCATGCTGTTGATCCAGACCTACCCTGAAGGATTAAGCGCGTACGATGCGCCCTCGGAAGTGCCCAACTTAGGCGAGCTAATTGCCTATCCGAATCCCTTCAATTCGTCCGTAACAATTCAATTTTCAATCAGAGAGTTTACCGATTTTACCTTGGGTGTTTATAATGTCCAAGGCCGCCTTGTTAAAACTGTGCCCTTTGGCAAATCATTTCCAGGAATCTATACGACAACCCTAAGCGGCGATGATTTGGCTTCAGGAGTTTATTTCGTCAGTTTGATGTCGGGCAAAAGAATTCAAACACAACGAATCGTTTTCCAAAAATAGAAAAGAATCGAAGGTTCAAATGAAAGCTCATTTTTTAAACACCATCACAATATGCGTCACTCTTGCGTTTAGCCAATGTGTTTTTGCAACGACTTATGAAATTATCAAGAATGCGAATAGTGAGTTGGTTGCTAACTGTAACCTCCTTGTTAAAGCCAAAGAAGGGGTGACCAACACAGAATTTGCAAGCAAAATATCGTCTTTGGGAGCAACAGTTGTTCATGAGTATGAATACGACAACTGGTATCTGGTTCGGTTCGCAAACGAAGACGCAGACGAGAATCTCGAAGATGTGCTGGAATTAGACCAGGTGGCCGCTGCTCATTTTGACTGGGTTATATTCCCAAACAACTATACTCCAGCGGAGGCATTGTTTGAAGACCAGTGGCCGCTAACTTCGATAGGAGGATCGACGGTAAGCACTAATGTTCATGAAGCTTGGTCCCTCACGAGGGGCAGTTCAAATGCTGGCATACTCATCCTCGATTCAGGTTGGCCCAATGATGACCATGCCGACTGGGATGATACTGCAGGGCTTCTAAAATTGCCTGCCACAAATGCACAAGGCAACCCATTGAATTTTGCAAGCGGCACATACGGTACACCGTATGAAGCGGACGAGGATGAATTAGGTCATGCAACAGCTATCGGCGGGATCATAGCCGCAGAGCATGATGGTGTTGAGCTGTGCGGCATATCGCCACACAATTATACGATTAGTGCCAATATTTTTTTCAGGTGGGATCATGAAGGTTGCGAGAGACCCGCTGGGCTTGCTTCAGATGCTTTATTGGCACTCGAGTGGTTGTATCAAGAATGGAATTCTGATCCTAACTATGGTCTTCGCGGTGACCTATTTCTTGACGAAGTAGATATTGTCAACGCTTCTTGGTCGTACTATCGACAAGGTGAAGAGGGTGCATATGATGCTTTGCTCTCCTTTATCACAAGTCAACTTGCATATGGAGACAATATTCTCTTCGTGACAAGTGCAGGCCACCATGAAAGCGAAGGATCACCACTTTTAAATTTCCCCGCCTACTCTGCGGATGAATCTATCAATATAATTGCTGTAAATGCCTTTGATCGTAATGGCGATTGGGCAGAATACTCAAACTATCTTTATGACGAAGGTCCGCCAATAAACTTAGTTGGCGCTCCCGGCGGCACAAATGGAATCTACAGCGTTCTTGAAGCTTGGCCCTGTAAGAATGCTTCAAATCCTGACTTTACGGATGAAGATGATGTAATCGTAGATTGGCATGGCGAGATGTCAGATTACTATGACGACGGTACTGGAAACCCCAATGATGGGAACGGATATTATGGGGGAGCTTCGGTTGCGACCGCTCATGTGACTGGAATTGCAGCGCTGGTTCATTCATTAAATCCAAATATTGACGTTGAAGATTGGCGGAGTCTGCTTATTTCGACAGCCCTTCCAGGCGATGAGGAAAACGGTGCGGGAAGAGTCAATGCACTTCGTGCAGTGTTAAAAACTCAAGGGATAAAAACACTTCAGTATGATCTCAACATTCCTGTAGATGTTACAATTGAAGATGGCTTGATTATTCCTGAGGGGATAACTCTTACAGTAGAACCCGGAGTCAATATCACGATGGGATATAGGTCTCAAATTATTGTGGAGCAAGGCGGAAAACTAAAGCTCCAAGGCACCACTTGGGAGCATATAGATATTTCATGTGAAGACACGCCGAACAACTTTTGGAAAGGAATTGATTCAGAAGAGGGACAAATAACGCTTGAATGGGTAGACATTCGTGGCGTGCGCGGAACATGGAGTGAAACTTTTCACACGATTTTTGCGAGGAATTCACAGCCCCTTGGAGAAACATACCCGGTTTACATTTCAAATTGCACAATAGATGGAGCAGGTGTTGTAATTTGGGGAACTCCAGAAGAGACTACAAGGATGAACGAAACAACGATTCAAAATGTTTCGGGAACTTATAGTGCCGGACTATATCTTTATAACTGTAACGTTTTGTTTACGCAGGTCTTTGTTCTAAATTGTACTGTGCACAATTCGTATTTGAAAACGATTAGTGGCAGCTTCTATGACTGCACGTTTGAAGGAGAGACCACAGCCTATGGAGTATTGTGCAACGTGCCGACATGCAACCCGAATTTTTACTGCTGCTACTTTTGGTATACAGCTTCACCGTATACCTATTTAGGGGCATCACTGTTTTCTTCTTACGGATGTGCGCCAAGAGTCGGAGCGGGGTCTCTAAACTGCTATTTTCGAGACGACTCGCATGCATTGATAGCATGTGAGGGTACCAGTCCTCTTCCAATCATTTCTTACGCGCACAATTGTTTTGTACAGGAGGGTGATCATTTTTTTAGATGGTGGGATGCTCCCTCTACTCCGAGTGTTTATGATGTATCGGAGCAATGCTGGGATCCTTCTCCTCCTTCTATTGAGAGGTTCATTCCCGAAGACATAGACTATTGGGACTTCTCATCGGCAAATCCTCCAAATCCCGGTTGTATTTCTTTGCAGGGCAGCAATTCTTCTGATGGCGGAGCGAGAAACTCACTTGATGATAGTTTTCAGGATTCATTGAATCATGCCATTGACCTAGAAGTTGAGGGTGAATACTCTATGGCTCAAGCTTTGTATATTGAATTGCTTAACGACTCAGCAAGCAAGGAAATTAAACTGCAGGCCCTAAGCCGAGCAATTGCAAATCAAGTACATCTCGATTCATCTTCATGGATTCCTGAAGTTATTGACGAGTTTATACAGGAATCTGATAGTACTTATGATGATGTAGTGATTGGGTTGCGTTTAAAGACAATCCACCACTTAAAGAACCATGACTACGAGGCAGCAATCGAAGTGTGCAATGTACTTCTTGCAAGTGATTTGTCTGAGCGCGATAGCTTGCACGTTGTGATCGATTTGTTGAGTATCCAGATGTCAGCAGGAATTGTTTCGCCAGACGGAAGGCTTGACAATCCAAGGCTCAATGTTCCAA
This genomic interval carries:
- a CDS encoding T9SS type A sorting domain-containing protein, with amino-acid sequence MDNLTSFRPFATFPSGLGILAGKLSLEATKMTARIPTVFNLLKRVGFVFLLLGSNVSAQPPDTMWTRHYPDSGDPWEIIATIDGGYIVAEKDFQFSDAALTKLDSLGNIEWRNVYVVDNRSTIYNVVEFEGGYAAVGFRAGFPHNPDFATYIICINHSGDTLWTRQINLDTLNDRLQDIVALNDGFICVGEAGYYGDSFDAGDVLIMRLTLQGDTLWTRRYGTSLPDMAYDVFQLSEDRYLISGTVGNPGATNQHFTSAFALLINGAGDSLWMHTYGGEEYILCEEGEPDGEGGFLLTGVVRSESWGVGDVYVMRGDSLGNIVWERRMGGEHNQVGRSICEHSDGGYTILGGQGLTDTLGLRAYALRLNANGDSLWAATYSGPWGGGAYIVGLGGVVQPDGRYTILGMQYNFDEEVPQGMLLIQTYPEGLSAYDAPSEVPNLGELIAYPNPFNSSVTIQFSIREFTDFTLGVYNVQGRLVKTVPFGKSFPGIYTTTLSGDDLASGVYFVSLMSGKRIQTQRIVFQK
- a CDS encoding S8 family serine peptidase; amino-acid sequence: MKAHFLNTITICVTLAFSQCVFATTYEIIKNANSELVANCNLLVKAKEGVTNTEFASKISSLGATVVHEYEYDNWYLVRFANEDADENLEDVLELDQVAAAHFDWVIFPNNYTPAEALFEDQWPLTSIGGSTVSTNVHEAWSLTRGSSNAGILILDSGWPNDDHADWDDTAGLLKLPATNAQGNPLNFASGTYGTPYEADEDELGHATAIGGIIAAEHDGVELCGISPHNYTISANIFFRWDHEGCERPAGLASDALLALEWLYQEWNSDPNYGLRGDLFLDEVDIVNASWSYYRQGEEGAYDALLSFITSQLAYGDNILFVTSAGHHESEGSPLLNFPAYSADESINIIAVNAFDRNGDWAEYSNYLYDEGPPINLVGAPGGTNGIYSVLEAWPCKNASNPDFTDEDDVIVDWHGEMSDYYDDGTGNPNDGNGYYGGASVATAHVTGIAALVHSLNPNIDVEDWRSLLISTALPGDEENGAGRVNALRAVLKTQGIKTLQYDLNIPVDVTIEDGLIIPEGITLTVEPGVNITMGYRSQIIVEQGGKLKLQGTTWEHIDISCEDTPNNFWKGIDSEEGQITLEWVDIRGVRGTWSETFHTIFARNSQPLGETYPVYISNCTIDGAGVVIWGTPEETTRMNETTIQNVSGTYSAGLYLYNCNVLFTQVFVLNCTVHNSYLKTISGSFYDCTFEGETTAYGVLCNVPTCNPNFYCCYFWYTASPYTYLGASLFSSYGCAPRVGAGSLNCYFRDDSHALIACEGTSPLPIISYAHNCFVQEGDHFFRWWDAPSTPSVYDVSEQCWDPSPPSIERFIPEDIDYWDFSSANPPNPGCISLQGSNSSDGGARNSLDDSFQDSLNHAIDLEVEGEYSMAQALYIELLNDSASKEIKLQALSRAIANQVHLDSSSWIPEVIDEFIQESDSTYDDVVIGLRLKTIHHLKNHDYEAAIEVCNVLLASDLSERDSLHVVIDLLSIQMSAGIVSPDGRLDNPRLNVPIEYTISAIAEGLSREQDLLSRIAFVGERDKSSLSGESPIAYALNQNYPNPFNPSTEIRFDLPEAIHAELKVFNILGQEVTTLVDDVRAAGAYRVLWDGKNAAGLTVASGVYIYQIKTPNFTDAKKMMLIR